A window from Fusarium musae strain F31 chromosome 8, whole genome shotgun sequence encodes these proteins:
- a CDS encoding hypothetical protein (EggNog:ENOG41) yields MAQPTMEQAMLMSVLGYEVETENPLRRGVNRSPSYFETLGQYRNLPIMRSENFTKFLRLYKEDQVVVLAPEKGSGDTAQLAKRILYLELDRGLQVVCTQPSSVAAKELGERVSAELEVTFGEQVGVQYRKYNKTSEQTRLKFVTEGLLLQLIGNNTAMAGYSSVILDLYEPTINVDPLLALLKKALPLHPDLTVIIISTAEFQKFATYFNVPQALGLGGTPFPVEFQYINEVKSDYFEEAFRQVKEIHKNAGPGDILVFLASNLQVNRAVAKLRGAIPDMETFPWHASLSEAEKKKALGSGEKRRCVITTNIAESSVAVVGIVYVVGKSIDILTSVEKLIFSVDTGVEMQSVFTPCVGIGTIQAALISKPSADQRAACAGQSQPGQCFRLYKMETYSKSFPEVSPPNILKDCFIAAMLALKSAGIHSVGTFDLLDPANQEVYLRGLKDVSAMNLIDEVGTVTPAGKAAATFPIDLPWYNAFDEAIKLGCLSELIDIATLASVKNTIFLRPHDTQHAAGSLHRQFMAPLSDHMTELNTLYAYLHTKRSMSTEQLATWCNETFLSSEALEEALGLREGLIRWCKAKLGVSEISGLTPHDEDYHVKIRKAIAKGFFHHAAIRDASDQASDQPGRYRTMKYSPVWIHPNSALRDSD; encoded by the exons ATGGCACAACCGACCATGGAGCAAGCTATGCTTATGTCTGTCCTCGGATATGAAGTTGAGACAGAGAATCCCCTTCGCCGCGGCGTGAACCGATCTCCCAGCTATTTCGAAACACTGGGCCAGTACCGCAACTTGCCCATCATGCGGTCAGAGAATTTCACCAAGTTCCTCAGACTTTACAAAGAAGATCAG GTGGTAGTCCTTGCCCCTGAGAAAGGCTCTGGAGACACGGCACAGCTCGCGAAGCGAATCCTGTACCTCGAACTTGACAGAGGCCTGCAGGTTGTCTGCACTCAGCCTAGCTCTGTCGCAGCCAAAGAGCTGGGTGAGCGCGTCTCAGCAGAGCTTGAAGTTACGTTCGGTGAACAGGTTGGTGTCCAGTATCGGAAGTACAACAAGACCAGCGAACAGACTCGATTGAAGTTCGTGACTGAGGGCTTGCTTCTCCAGCTAATCGGGAACAATACTGCCATGGCCGGCTAT TCATCCGTCATCCTCGATTTGTACGAGCCAACAATAAACGTCGATCCTCTTCTTGCTCTACTCAAAAAAGCCCTCCCTCTCCATCCCGACCTCACAGTCATCATTATATCAACAGCCGAGTTCCAAAAGTTCGCTACTTACTTCAACGTTCCGCAAGCCCTCGGGCTCGGAGGGACTCCATTCCCGGTTGAATTCCAGTACATAAACGAAGTTAAATCTGACTACTTCGAGGAGGCTTTTCGTCAAGTGAAAGAAATCCATAAGAACGCTGGCCCAGGTGATATCCTTGTCTTCCTGGCATCTAACCTCCAAGTTAACCGTGCGGTCGCGAAGCTGCGTGGCGCTATACCAGATATGGAGACTTTCCCATGGCATGCGAGTCTGTCTGAggcagaaaagaagaaagcccTTGGTTCTGGTGAGAAGCGCAGGTGTGTTATTACTACCAACATCGCCGAGAGTAGTGTCGCTGTCGTTGGCATTGTCTATGTCGTTGGTAAGTCAATAGATATCCTCACTAGTGTTGAGAAGCTAATCTTTTCTGTGGACACTGGTGTCGAGATGCAGTCAGTCTTCACTCCTTGCGTTGGAATCGGGACCATCCAAGCTGCGCTAATCTCCAAGCCATCCGCCGACCAGAGAGCTGCATGCGCCGGACAAAGTCAGCCAGGGCAATGTTTCCGCCTATACAAAATGGAGACATATTCTAAGAGCTTTCCCGAGGTCTCGCCTCCCAATATCCTAAAAGACTGCTTCATAGCGGCCATGTTAGCTTTGAAGAGTGCCGGGATTCACTCTGTCGGTACTTTCGACTTGCTCGATCCTGCGAATCAGGAAGTCTATCTCCGTGGGCTAAAGGACGTCAGCGCAAT GAATCTCATCGATGAAGTCGGAACCGTCACTCCAGCTGGCAAGGCCGCCGCTACGTTTCCCATCGATCTCCCCTGGTACAACGCATTCGATGAGGCCATCAAGCTAGGCTGCCTGTCTGAACTCATCGACATCGCTACTCTCGCGAGCGTGAAGAACACCATCTTCCTGAGACCACATGACACACAACATGCAGCCGGTTCGCTACACCGTCAATTCATGGCTCCCTTGTCGGATCACATGACGGAGCTCAACACTCTGTACGCCTATTTACACACAAAGCGCAGCATGTCGACTGAGCAGCTAGCTACCTGGTGCAATGAAACGTTCCTGAGTTCTGAGGCACTAGAAGAGGCGTTGGGTCTACGAGAGGGTTTGATCCGATGGTGCAAAGCAAAACTTGGCGTCTCTGAGATCTCAGGTCTTACCCCGCATGACGAAGACTACCACGTCAAGATCCGCAAAGCCATCGCCAAAGGGTTCTTTCACCACGCTGCGATCAGGGACGCCTCTGATCAAGCCTCTGATCAACCTGGCCGGTATCGAACAATGAAGTACTCTCCTGTTTGGATTCATCCCAATAGCGCTCTTCGTGACAGCGATTAG
- a CDS encoding hypothetical protein (EggNog:ENOG41), giving the protein MSDIQDPIPNDEAASDTSSMIVETGKSPITNPPSTTPNQGESSTSQPNLTIIRAPRIITINHVGELRLIGILDPLNRGVGFYFDNPHEEFLVRNVMAHSNLAVQAIVFQGERSAGNHVARKLPSLYPGRGVREFHFDLPFRVADPAAFRQLQLPLGFRRCFLGLKPKGTVIHKLARDEECDPKLVKRYNRIFKAWKKENGALPERHCDVALMAWPRMAYCAGGMSLEFVQELEADSLGGTDVVMW; this is encoded by the coding sequence ATGTCCGACATCCAGGATCCCATCCCCAACGATGAAGCCGCCTCCGACACTTCCTCCATGATCGTCGAGACGGGTAAATCCCCCATCACCAACCCTCCATCCACCACCCCCAACCAAGGCGAATCGAGCACCTCCCAACCCAACCTCACCATCATCCGCGCCCCCCGAATCATCACAATCAACCACGTCGGCGAACTCCGCCTCATCGGCATTCTCGACCCCCTCAACCGAGGCGTCGGATTCTACTTCGACAACCCCCACGAGGAATTCCTCGTTCGCAACGTAATGGCACACTCCAACCTCGCCGTCCAAGCCATCGTCTTTCAAGGCGAGCGCAGCGCAGGAAATCACGTTGCCCGAAAGCTCCCCTCCCTGTATCCCGGTCGTGGTGTTCGAGAGTTCCACTTCGATCTCCCTTTTCGCGTTGCAGACCCTGCTGCCTTTAGACAGCTGCAACTCCCTCTTGGGTTCCGCCGCTGCTTCTTGGGATTGAAGCCTAAGGGGACTGTTATTCATAAGTTGGCTAGGGATGAGGAGTGTGACCCGAAGTTGGTCAAGCGGTATAATCGCATCTTCAAGGcttggaagaaggagaatggTGCGCTGCCTGAGCGGCACTGTGATGTTGCGCTGATGGCGTGGCCTAGAATGGCGTACTGTGCTGGTGGGATGTCGTTGGAGTTCGTtcaggagcttgaggctgaTTCTCTTGGCGGCACTGACGTCGTCATGTGGTAA
- a CDS encoding hypothetical protein (EggNog:ENOG41), which translates to MAQCETIPNTRIYQGVKKGFRLAVNASLSDGPHDGTCVISVPVLTKEFMANLPSDNFKVEMQLRVVEKQEDTHEYNPVKLRTAGSESPERANIILPGNMKLSSQELDPSFYIILEEVIVRCSSAEPSRLVRMKLT; encoded by the coding sequence ATGGCCCAATGTGAGACTATCCCCAACACTCGCATCTACCAGGGTGTCAAGAAAGGATTTCGTCTAGCGGTTAACGCAAGTCTCTCTGACGGTCCTCATGATGGTACTTGTGTCATCTCTGTGCCCGTCCTCACTAAGGAATTTATGGCGAACCTTCCTTCCGACAACTTCAAAGTCGAGATGCAACTCCGAGTTGTAGAGAAACAAGAGGATACCCATGAGTACAATCCTGTCAAGCTTCGAACGGCCGGTTCGGAGTCGCCGGAGCGCGCTAACATTATTTTGCCTGGCAACATGAAACTGTCCTCTCAGGAGCTTGATCCCAGTTTTTATATCATTTTGGAGGAAGTCATTGTCAGATGTTCATCCGCTGAGCCTTCTCGGCTTGTACGAATGAAGTTGACCTAA
- a CDS encoding hypothetical protein (EggNog:ENOG41), with the protein MQLLRGDRGDTSSTSSRSYGGFGASEPRLFEFSERGRSVAPRCIEMSKQHPEEFLNYLQQAWKRDKIYAKENPDSMFDIKAIRVLCQDGKFRPLGNSYIPLPKLHYLRNRYMLEGEPFPFLRLEPPIRSEGGFGQWRCLRAFAKYHDDLDFFLEMLVRIRRTKASTVEFPRRILELYLRIQAECEDSKDPAASQQKVRNTFEKEQLVYVHPIWRPLSECLLEDTCEISSTLSKSPVFPVPSDWDASKSELVSLREFYTQTLRLQNASYKTIVDVLEKRDFDAELDPADLWLTDELYRALDKMRLDLSPDDAADLKLAFAEKAIIAIAPGESVTWLNGADCTWSPKLESPEINDLSKHYPELHDFFVNFLDVKQNDSGLIFDTLMNVSSLSPDCSRDNTARGLLVAVSQRIPEFGHIFDKERFSRSNVFPVSTADGVLLCASTMEFSVADRQNLKEAFTGKLNLLDFDPKTVWMLDNLLVWAGLDSRYLSKHVEDQGPADENFKSIELPYELSSKADQLLRIAVHFKSPRTSTPKATSWLRETLEHSEVRLASGFQSQLIYRSGSAFITAANPMGGLDIKDTVGFTVYADDENWEILKQTVLPRRLLEWIMTDPETNIVGSVPEQAVSLVRSILNIPVGREHVIPKILDAEGIVDLELLEASPYWRVNSERVPDTTITTKSDKLRPAKTLDDEDDDEPSPAYTQGESYHAREGLADSKTTYAAPGMTTTYGEQTGKINGMTTKAGDLTKDTKQDALRDRLPISKRGLERRHSEKSAWEEEFVANEATLIDFSGEDVYGID; encoded by the exons ATGCAATTACTGCGTGGCGATCGTGGAGACACCAGCAGCACTTCTTCCAGGAGCTATGGAGGCTTCGGAGCCTCAGAGCCCCGGCTCTTCGAGTTCAGCGAGCGGGGTCGCTCCGTGGCGCCCAGGTGCATCGAGATGAGCAAGCAGCACCCGGAGGAGTTCCTCAACTATCTCCAGCAGGCCTGGAAGAGGGACAAGATCTACGCCAAGGAGAACCCAGACTCCATGTtcgacatcaaggccatccgCGTGCTGTGCCAGGATGGCAAGTTTAGGCCGCTGGGCAACTCGTATATCCCGCTGCCCAAGCTGCACTACCTCCGGAATCGATATATGCTGGAAGGAGAGCCCTTCCCGTTTCTCAGACTTGAGCCGCCGATACGGTCCGAGGGCGGGTTTGGGCAGTGGAGGTGTCTGAGGGCGTTTGCCAAGTATCATGATGATCTAGATTTCTTTCTCGAGATGTTGGTGCGGATACGACGAACGAAGGCGTCGACGGTTGAATTTCCTCGTCGCATTTTGGAACTCTACCTTCGGATACAAGCAGAGTGTGAAGACTCCAAAGATCCTGCGGCGAGTCAACAAAAAGTCAG GAACACGTTTGAGAAAGAGCAGCTAGTCTACGTCCATCCAATATGGAGACCGCTCAGCGAATGCTTGTTGGAAGATACATGCGAGATATCCAGCACACTGTCAAAGTCACCCGTCTTTCCCGTGCCGTCAGATTGGGACGCCAGCAAGTCAGAGCTCGTGTCATTACGAGAGTTTTACACACAGACGCTACGGCTTCAGAATGCGAGCTACAAAACAATCGTCGATGTCTTGGAGAAGCGCGACTTTGATGCGGAGCTCGACCCTGCGGATCTTTGGTTGACGGATGAGTTGTATCGGGCACTGGATAAGATGAGACTGGATCTCTCACCGGACGATGCCGCTGATCTCAA ACTTGCGTTTGCTGAAAaagccatcatcgccatcgcacCGGGTGAATCCGTGACATGGCTCAACGGCGCCGACTGCACATGGTCACCGAAACTCGAGAGCCCCGAAATCAACGATCTGAGCAAACACTACCCCGAACTCCACGACTTCTTCGTCAACTTTCTCGACGTGAAACAGAACGACTCCGGTCTCATCTTCGACACCCTCATGAACGTCTCATCACTGAGTCCCGATTGTTCGCGCGACAACACAGCTAGAGGTCTCCTCGTCGCCGTGAGTCAACGGATACCAGAGTTTGGTCACATCTTTGACAAAGAGCGGTTTTCGAGGAGTAACGTCTTTCCTGTTTCGACGGCGGATGGTGTTTTGTTGTGTGCTTCGACGATGGAGTTTTCTGTTGCGGATCGACAGAATTTGAAGGAGGCTTTCACGGGGAAACTGAACCTGTTGGATTTTGATCCCAAGACTGTTTGGATGCTTGACAACTTGCTCGTCTGGGCTGGTCTTGATTCACGGTACCTTTCAAAACACGTTGAAGACCAAGGCCCAGCGGATGAGAACTTTAAATCAATCGAACTCCCTTACGAGCTCTCCTCAAAAGCCGACCAACTCCTCCG CATCGCCGTTCACTTCAAAAGCCCCCGAACATCCACCCCAAAAGCAACATCCTGGCTCCGCGAAACCCTCGAACACTCCGAAGTCCGCCTCGCGTCGGGCTTCCAATCACAGCTCATCTACCGCTCCGGCAGCGCCTTCATAACGGCCGCCAACCCCATGGGCGGCCTCGACATCAAAGACACAGTCGGCTTCACCGTGTACGCCGACGACGAGAATTGGGAAATCCTGAAACAGACAGTGCTCCCCCGTCGGCTGCTCGAGTGGATCATGACGGACCCCGAGACGAACATCGTAGGTTCTGTGCCTGAACAGGCTGTCAGCCTAGTACGAAGTATTTTGAACATACCCGTTGGTCGTGAACATGTCATCCCCAAGATTCTGGATGCAGAGGGGATTGTGGATTTGGAATTGTTGGAGGCGTCGCCGTACTGGCGTGTAAATAG TGAACGTGTACCAGACACAACCATAACCACAAAATCCGACAAACTACGACCCGCCAAGACcctcgacgacgaagacgacgacgaaccCTCACCGGCCTACACGCAGGGAGAATCCTACCACGCAAGGGAAGGCCTAGCCGACAGCAAGACGACCTATGCTGCACCAGGAATGACGACGACATACGGTGAACAAACAGGCAAGATCAACGGAATGACGACCAAAGCGGGCGATTTAACAAAGGACACGAAACAAGACGCACTGCGCGATAGACTCCCGATATCGAAACGAGGTTTAGAAAGAAGGCACTCTGAGAAGTCTGCTtgggaggaggagtttgTGGCGAATGAAGCGACGCTGATTGATTTCTCGGGGGAAGATGTATACGGGATAGATTGA
- a CDS encoding hypothetical protein (EggNog:ENOG41): MATVTQTDARSETFELRRSPSPTRDVLQDNEPPRSSKPSTSQLLKIFSAGFSFFVAGVNDGSIGALVPHIIRDYNVTTAIVSSVYGANFMGWFFGAFSNTHLCQFFDLGSMLTLGAVLQVIAHALRSWKPPFPLFTITFWLASLGQAYQDTHGNTYVSGVRGSHRWLAFIHAMYMAGCLVGPFVATGVASAGSVSRWYLFYTFPLGIGVLNVAFVVYAFWDTLRLKRKQAPTERTLEADESPASRNDDAFSLMKETLKNKNVWLISLFFFFFLGATLTASGWVVEYLVEVRNGDINQMGFVPAGFSGGSLLGRLFLAEPTHRVPNIIAASIAISLLGFFMGPYFATGISVGSKLFNPRVQSTALAFVFVFAQLGGCLFPIITGLIAASAGVSILQPVLCALLVATSVSWLFVPMPKEGDNPTLHQE, translated from the exons ATGGCGACTGTTACGCAGACTGATGCGAGGTCAGAGACCTTTGAGCTTCGCCGCTCACCCAGCCCGACGCGGGATGTACTCCAAGACAATGAACCCCCGCGTTCATCGAAACCGAGCACCAGCCAActcctcaagatcttcagcGCTGGATTCAGTTTCTTCGTCGCTGGCGTTAACGACGGAAGTATCGGTGCCTTAGTCCCCCATATAATCCGAGATTACAACGTCACTACCGCAATCGTCTCATCAGT TTACGGCGCCAACTTTATGGGCTGGTTCTTCGGCGCCTTCTCCAACACACATCTCTGCCAATTCTTCGATCTCGGCTCAATGCTCACGCTCGGCGCTGTTCTACAAGTCATCGCCCACGCGCTCCGGTCATGGAAACCCCCCTTTCCGCTGTTCACTATCACGTTCTGGCTTGCGAGTCTAGGGCAGGCGTATCAGGATACACATGGGAATACGTATGTTTCTGGAGTGAGGGGGTCTCATCGCTGGTTGGCATTTATTCATGCGATGTACATGGCTGGATGTCTTGTTGGACCTTTTGTGGCGACGGGTGTTGCTTCTGCGGGGAGTGTGTCGAGATGGTACCTTTTCTACACGTTCCCGCTCGGCATTGGTGTTCTGAACGTCGCGTTCGTGGTCTATGCATTTTGGGATActctgaggttgaagaggaagcaagCGCCGACTGAACGTACTCTGGAAGCTGATGAATCTCCCGCGTCAAGAAACGACGATGCATTCTCATTGATGAAGGAGACGTTGAAGAACAAAAACGTCTGGCTTATtagtctcttcttcttcttcttcctcggcgcAACACTTACAGCTAGTGGATGGGTCGTCGAATACTTGGTCGAGGTTCGCAACGGGGACATCAATCAGATGGGTTTTGTACCGGCTGGCTTCAGTGGAGGATCTCTACTTGGGAGACTGTTTCTTGCGGAACCTACACATCG GGTTCCCAACATCATCGCCGCTTCCATCGCCATCAGTCTACTCGGCTTCTTCATGGGCCCATACTTCGCCACC GGTATTTCCGTCGGCTCCAAACTGTTCAATCCTCGTGTCCAATCAACAGCTTTGGCATTCGTCTTTGTATTCGCGCAGCTTGGAGGCTGTCTGTTCCCCATAATCACTGGTCTCATCGCCGCCAGCGCCGGAGTCTCAATTCTTCAGCCTGTTCTTTGTGCACTCTTGGTCGCTACGAGCGTCTCTTGGCTGTTTGTTCCGATGCCCAAGGAGGGTGACAATCCGACGCTGCACCAGGAGTAA
- a CDS encoding hypothetical protein (EggNog:ENOG41), protein MLGSFLSSCPDAADEFQGDMDRRFQKSPEYQSPVMQRAIFTLKENFVKVTKNMSALLANNLARFILYEMSDLRSSTVAHISLCSVYKSVSSESRGTNRINYPSWFFLACLSSSWGVKFPADQVIYPTNKSVEEQEILFIAESVPATNDESRVKAEIKSETKNNSSNELAHALSTEAPALTRTPKGSNMEKRLADIEKQLLSMRKEQKRKFESLEAKLDSIYEMNKSRKAEKEKTELDSEEAETDLASYEMVAHDVKASDGAVKHEVIELE, encoded by the exons ATGCTTGGATCGTTTCTATCGAGTTGTCCCGATGCCGCGGACGAATTCCAAGGCGATATGGACCGTCGCTTCCAGAAGAGCCCGGAATACCAGAGCCCCGTCATGCAGAGAGCCATCTTCACGCTGAAGGAAAACTTTGTCAAAGTGACAAAGAATATGAGCGCCCTTCTCGCGAACAACCTCGCAAGATTCATTTTGTACGAGATGAGTGATCTGAGGTCAAGCACTGTGGCGCACATCAGCCTCTGTTCAGTCTACAAATCCGTGTCGAGTGAATCACGGGGAACCAACAGAATCAACTACCCATCTTGGTTCTTCCTTGCCTGC TTGTCCTCGTCTTGGGGTGTCAAGTTCCCCGCTGATCAGGTCATCTACCCGACCAACAAGAGCGTGGAGGAGCAGGAAATTCTTTTCATCGCAGAGTCTGTCCCTGCTACCAACGATGAGTCCAGAGTCAAAGCCGAAATCAAGTCTGAGACCAAGAACAACAGCTCTAACGAGCTT GCCCACGCTCTATCAACCGAGGCTCCGGCTCTCACTCGCACTCCTAAAGGCTCGAACATGGAGAAGAGACTGGCCGATATAGAGAAGCAGCTTCTTAGCATGAGGAAAGAACAGAAAAGGAAGTTTGAATCACTGGAAGCGAAGTTGGACTCCATTTACGAGATGAACAAGTCGCGCAAGGCCGAAAAGGAGAAGACCGAGTTGGACAGTGAGGAAGCCGAGACCGACCTCGCATCCTATGAAATGGTGGCTCACGACGTCAAGGCCAGTGATGGTGCTGTCAAGCATGAAGTCATTGAACTGGAATAA